TGCGTCTAATTGCCCTGCTCCATAATGGTTTAAGGGGTCTTTTTCTACTCTACGGGCTGATTGAATTAAAACTTCTCTCACTTCATCTGGATTTTCCATCCCTGTAGCTTTTACTAATGCCGCTACTCCTGCCACGTGGGGGGCGGCCATACTTGTTCCCTGATAACCGATAAATTCGGGTTGTTTATTCTCTGGATTGATGGTTTCTTGCAAAATTTTGCCTGTTTCACTACCTCCGGGGGCTGATATATCCACTCCTGCCCCAAAGTTAGAATAGGGAGCTTTAAGCCCCGCAGAATCAATAGCCGCTACACTAATAACTTGAGGATAACGAGCAGGAAATACCGCAGAGTTACGATTTTCATTCCCCGCCGCCGCTACGATGACAACTCCTTTATCGTGGGCATATTTGATGGCAGACTGCATTAATTGACTATCTCCTCCTCCCCCTAAACTCATATTAATTACATCCGCTCCTTTATCGGCGGCAAATTTAATGGCTTCGGCTATGTCTGCAATACTACCACCATGCTCTCCTAACACTTTTAAGGGCATAATTTTTGCTTTGTAAGCAATACCTGCCACACCATAGTTATTATTGGTAGATTGTGCGATTGTACCTGCTACGTGCGTTCCGTGACCTATATCATCGTCAGCATTAATGGTATTATCAACAAAATTATATCCTTCTACAAACTCGGTATTTTCTAAGTCGGGTACTTTACTTACTCCTGTGTCAATTACCGCAATGGTGACACCTTCTCCTTTGCTGTCTTCCCATGCTTGTTCAATATTGATACTGCGCAAATTCCACTGTTGAGAATAGGCGGGATCGTTGGGAACTTCTAAACTATGATAAATATAGTTCGGTTCTACATATTCAATATCACTTTTAAAAGGAGATTTTCTGATTTTTTTGATGGTTTTCTTATCTCCCTCTACAATGTAAATTCTTTCTTCTTCGGAAAAAATACTATTCAAAATCGGTACTTGTTTCAGTTGAGATGCGATCGCACTCAGGTTATATTCTA
This is a stretch of genomic DNA from Cyanobacterium aponinum PCC 10605. It encodes these proteins:
- a CDS encoding S8 family peptidase translates to MKKLLLTCAFIVGVSLALLNFQGLAVKGEFDSIIINFRQDISQTELEYNLSAIASQLKQVPILNSIFSEEERIYIVEGDKKTIKKIRKSPFKSDIEYVEPNYIYHSLEVPNDPAYSQQWNLRSINIEQAWEDSKGEGVTIAVIDTGVSKVPDLENTEFVEGYNFVDNTINADDDIGHGTHVAGTIAQSTNNNYGVAGIAYKAKIMPLKVLGEHGGSIADIAEAIKFAADKGADVINMSLGGGGDSQLMQSAIKYAHDKGVVIVAAAGNENRNSAVFPARYPQVISVAAIDSAGLKAPYSNFGAGVDISAPGGSETGKILQETINPENKQPEFIGYQGTSMAAPHVAGVAALVKATGMENPDEVREVLIQSARRVEKDPLNHYGAGQLDATQAVRMALKGKITPKDFLRWLKENGYLNPVFWINGGTITLLPKLAMVLGSYLLAWFLRNYVVFNLSLSAGLVTGSSGLFFLQGLYLFDLPQWPFRLMGSSVPELGNVVMGTPSLNPLFASVLIPFILVVLFLQHPQLKWGAIGCSLGVASCLGITAFLNPFVWGLGYGLMSQIFLLINALMCVGLAYLASKSASFN